One genomic region from Bactrocera tryoni isolate S06 chromosome 3, CSIRO_BtryS06_freeze2, whole genome shotgun sequence encodes:
- the LOC120773075 gene encoding uncharacterized protein LOC120773075: MSSTFEFEKEKLQNLTLAKNFFKFLILQFLHLCQKMFPTKLFSNDSLPSLQGSLFSLNSVYSNTFSPTGTRMELYPRRRHTEFYYDPQPMEEYQSRACEHPQDKLQHKAHGSKFDLEPINEESPKLRINPPKNSDMRMFRNSYFS; this comes from the exons atgtcATCTACATTTGAATTCGAAAAagaaaaactgcaaaatttaactttagctaagaattttttcaaatttcttataTTGCAATTTCTACATTTGTGCCAAAAAATGTTTCCCACCAAA TTATTTAGTAACGACTCTTTGCCAAGCCTGCAAGGTTCGCTCTTCTCACTCAATTCTGTCTATTCG AATACCTTTAGTCCGACTGGCACACGAATGGAACTGTATCCACGTCGACGTCACACCGAGTTCTACTATGACCCCCAACCGATGGAGGAGTATCAGAGTCGCGCCTGTGAGCATCCGCAGGACAAATTACAACACAAAGCACATGGCTCGAAATTTGACTTGGAACCCATTAACGAGGAGTCGCCAAAGTTGCGCATCAATCCGCCGAAGAACTCGGATATGCGCATGTTTCGTAACAGTTACTTCTCGTGA
- the LOC120773074 gene encoding glycogen debranching enzyme codes for MDGFRRLFVDLQRQLHTLLQIILNWQFVRWIVDYYSKLTNDRSIDADANADDVSDNADIPQPNTKTNKRPRIKWSCGVTEDGTGANNATNITDASNAVSDGGAEGPEGHNSAAAEAVTRVADTKRSRNAASDMVAGDQEQQLPDIPVTETVTDVGLAGVLNAIPSANMGNVHSSNKNKHKANKISAGGEGTNSQKSPKTTNSPKKRNSKEKTIKSNKQADEVVVEKSEPDILISSYIVDNKTAQALENCSSETSSEQLSLKSAETVELDAQLVDAEEQKSNHTQISSQPSNSKEQFDLELNNQEDETKEEPIEEVKVPVTTAVGAKFEKLSADQLVLAEPRALKMTISSDIHSVPIAEGTNAESVLYRIKRGTTLRVHGDASLLGREIILHTNYPAEGKKFVRTEYRVLDWHARNGKPFTTNLSKYAHIVDTDIFSEVKMNLSGTFRFWFQYKDSKGSEPDGALYVQVEPTLHVGPPGAQKIIPLNSVRCQTVLTKLLGPLNTWESKLRVAKESGYNVIHFTPIQELGGSRSAYSLRNQLKVNPHFAVKKGGEVSFDDVDKVIKKCRQEWGIASICDIVLNHTANESDWVREHPDVTYSCATSPYLRPAFLLDALLAKCGEDVAAGLLEHVGVPAVIEYEDHLQALKYQLHQVYLPKVNIHELFQCNISKTIEEFMSLVRTRAPPKHVADESRFNEIQLIKDPQFKRLGVTIDMNLALEIFNAFHGDCFDEESRFRKCAETLRYRLEAINEEARAEVQGYLGYAIENCLAGIRYERVQHDGPHVRVISEKHPLFMQYFTQLKAVGKSLKEIEEGMYGDLGKFFQAHNGWVMGYSDPLRDFAEEQPGRGNVYLKRELIAWGDSVKLRYGKKPEDSPYLWKHMTEYVVTTAKIFDGVRLDNCHSTPLHVAEYLLDAARAINQDLYVVAELFTNSDATDNAFVNRLGITSLIREALSAWDSHEEGRLVYRYGGEPVGAFYVNPKRDLAPSVAHALFMDQTHDNPSPVEKRSVYDLLPSAALVSMACCATGSNRGYDELVPHHIHVVDEERQYQEWGKGVDGNSGIIAAKRALNLLHGQLAEEGFNQVYVDQMDPNIVAVTRHSPTTHESVILVAHTAFGYPHPNAGPTGVRSLRFEGTLNEIILEADIAMKSDKPFDRPGPFKKDPNYINGFSQFQLNLREHIPLDKSKIFRATPHVDGNVTQLDFENLYPGSVVAIRVSLHNPTKPHAEYLQRLVTSLQSESGAMYKELREIIAKLDLVDLNRALFTCEEEERDHGYGGAAYDIPNYGRTVYCGLQGFISILTEISPRNDLGHPLCNNLRDGNWMIDYVADRLGQREGTKILSKWLKTSFDPLKNIPRYLIPCYFDAILSGVYEALVGHTYQLMPEFIRDGHNFPQTLALATLQFLSACRSANLPPLSPAVVPQPPEICVTLSAGLPHFSTGYMRCWGRDTFIALRGIMYLTGRYQEARYIILGFGQCLRHGLIPNLLDNGTKPRFNCRDAVWWWLNSIKQYVGEAPHGVEILKDLVSRIFPYDDSEPHPRGKFDQKLIDVMQEALQIHFQGLQYRERNAGYEIDAHMTDQGFNNNIGVHPETGFVFGGNIANCGTWMDKMGSSEKAGNRGRPATPRDGSAVELVGLQMSVLRFMQSLSEKGIIKYKSVERKGSNGEATTWTYKQWADRIQNNFEKCFFVDESETGLQANKKNIYKDSYGASQGWTDFQLRCNFPITMVVAPELFNPQKAWAALEQARKHLLGPLGMKTLDPDDWNYRPNYDNSNDADDCTVAHGFNYHQGPEWLWPIGFYLRARLIFAKKCGYLDAAIADTWSILRAHLKELHTSHWRGLPELTNDNGAYCHDSCRTQAWSVATILEVLHDLHAIGGDV; via the exons ATGGACGGTTTTCGACGCCTCTTCGTTGACCTTCAACGACAACTGCACACGCTGCTACAAATAATATTGAATTGGCAATTTGTACGCTGGATCGTCGACTACTATTCGAAATTAACTAACGATCGTAGCATTGACGCCGATGCGAACGCCGACGACGTTAGCGACAACGCTGACATACCGCAACCCAACACCAAAACCAACAAGCGACCGCGCATTAAATGGTCGTGCGGTGTAACCGAGGATGGAACAGGAGCCAACAACGCCACTAACATTACGGACGCCAGCAATGCGGTTAGCGATGGCGGCGCTGAGGGTCCGGAAGGGCATAACAGCGCTGCTGCCGAAGCTGTGACGCGCGTCGCCGACACGAAGCGCTCACGAAATGCAGCTTCCGATATGGTCGCGGGTGACCAAGAACAGCAATTGCCCGACATACCGGTGACAGAAACTGTTACGGACGTCGGTCTTGCGGGTGTGCTGAACGCAATTCCAAGCGCAAATATGGGCAATGTGCATAGTAGTAATAAAAACAAGCATAAAGCTAACAAAATTAGTGCTGGCGGTGAG GGCACTAATTCACAAAAGTCTCCCAAGACCACAAACTCACCGAAGAAGCGCAATTCAAAGGAGAAAACTATAAAATCAAACAAGCAGGCAGACGAAGTTGTCGTCGAAAAATCGGAGCCTGATATATTAATATCCAGCTACATAGTCGATAACAAGACAGCACAGGCGCTAGAGAACTGTTCATCCGAAACGAGTTCAGAGCAGCTTAGCTTGAAATCAGCAGAGACTGTGGAACTTGACGCGCAATTAGTTGACGCAGAAGAACAAAAATCGAATCACACACAAATTTCCTCCCAACCATCGAATTCCAAGGAGCAATTTGATTTGGAACTAAATAATCAGGAAGACGAAACCAAAGAGGAGCCAATTGAAGAAGTCAAAGTTCCGGTAACAACAGCTGTTGGCGCCAAATTTGAAAAACTTAGCGCAGATCAGTTGGTGCTTGCAGAACCAAGAGCACTCAAGATGACTATATCATCTGATATACATAGCGTACCCATCGCTGAGGGTACCAATGCCGAGAGTGTGCTCTATAGGATTAAGCGCGGCACTACACTTCGTGTACATGGCGATGCGTCACTTTTGGGACGCGAAATTATTTTACACACTAATTACCCTGCAGAGG GTAAAAAATTCGTACGCACCGAATACCGTGTACTGGACTGGCATGCGCGTAATGGGAAACCGTTTACCACGAATTTGAGTAAATATGCGCACATTGTCGACACGGACATATTCAGCGAGGTGAAAATGAATCTCTCAGGTACCTTCCGCTTCTGGTTTCAATACAAGGATAG CAAGGGTTCGGAGCCGGATGGTGCACTTTATGTGCAAGTGGAGCCCACTCTGCATGTCGGTCCACCCGGCGCACAGAAGATCATACCCTTGAATTCGGTGCGCTGTCAGACGGTGCTTACAAAGTTATTGGGTCCGCTCAACACGTGGGAGTCGAAGTTGCGCGTTGCCAAGGAATCGGGCTACAACGTCATACACTTTACGCCAATACAAGAGCTCGGCGGTTCGCGTTCGGCCTATTCGCTGCGCAATCAATTGAAGGTGAATCCGCATTTCGCTGTAAAGAAGGGCGGTGAGGTCAGCTTTGACGATGTGGACAAGGTGATAAAGAAGTGTCGCCAGGAGTGGGGT atAGCTTCCATTTGTGACATTGTGCTAAATCACACGGCCAACGAGTCAGATTGGGTGCGCGAACATCCCGATGTTACCTACTCTTGCGCAACGAGTCCGTATCTGCGTCCCGCTTTTCTGCTTGACGCCTTACTCGCCAAGTGCGGTGAGGATGTGGCTGCCGGGCTTTTGGAGCATGTCGGTGTGCCGGCAGTAATCGAATATGAGGACCACTTGCAGGCGCTCAAATATCAATTACATCAAGTATATTTGCCGAAAGTGAATATTCATGAGCTCTTCCAATGCAATATTAGCAAAACCATTGAGGAATTCATGAGCTTAGTGCGCACACGCGCACCACCAAAGCATGTCGCCGACGAGTCACGTTTCAATGAGATACAATTGATTAAAGATCCACAGTTTAAGCGTTTGGGTGTGACCATTGATATGAATCTGGCATTGGAGATCTTTAACGCCTTCCATGGCGATTGCTTCGATGAAGAATCACGTTTCCGTAAATGCGCCGAGACTTTGCGTTACCGTTTGGAGGCGATCAATGAGGAAGCACGTGCTGAGGTTCAAGGTTATCTGGGCTATGCCATCGAAAACTGTTTGGCCGGCATACGGTATGAGCGTGTGCAGCACGATGGTCCACATGTGCGCGTCATTTCCGAGAAGCATCCACTTTTTATGCAATACTTCACACAATTGAAAGCAGTCGGCAAGAGCCTCAAGGAGATAGAGGAAGGCATGTATGGCGATTTGGGTAAATTCTTCCAAGCACACAACGGCTGGGTTATGGGTTATAGTGATCCATTACGCGACTTTGCCGAGGAACAGCCGGGACGTGGTAATGTGTATCTCAAGCGCGAGCTTATTGCTTGGGGAGATAGCGTCAAATTGCGTTACGGCAAGAAACCGGAAGATAGCCCCTACTTGTGGAAACACATGACCGAGTATGTGGTGACAACCGCCAAGATTTTCGATGGTGTACGTTTGGATAACTGTCACTCAACACCACTTCATGTGGCCGAATATCTTTTAGATGCCGCCAGAGCAATTAATCAAGATTTATATGTTGTTGCGGAGCTTTTCACGAACTCCGACGCGACAGATAATGCTTTCGTTAATCGCCTCGGTATTACTTCCTTGATACGTGAAGCTTTGTCCGCTTGGGACTCGCATGAAGAGGGTCGCTTGGTCTACCGCTATGGCGGCGAACCGGTTGGCGCATTCTACGTGAATCCCAAGCGTGATCTAGCACCCAGCGTTGCGCATGCACTTTTCATGGATCAAACGCATGATAATCCATCGCCAGTGGAAAAGCGTTCGGTTTACGATTTATTGCCATCAGCAGCTTTAGTGTCAATGGCTTGTTGTGCCACTGGCAGCAATCGTGGCTATGACGAACTCGTGCCGCATCAC ATCCATGTCGTAGACGAGGAGCGTCAGTACCAGGAATGGGGCAAAGGCGTGGACGGCAATTCCGGCATTATTGCTGCTAAGCGTGCGCTTAATTTGCTGCATGGTCAACTCGCCGAAGAGGGCTTCAATCAAGTGTATGTCGATCAAATGGATCCGAATATAGTCGCGGTTACGCGTCATTCACCAACTACCCACGAAAGTGTTATACTCGTCGCACACACTGCCTTCGGCTATCCACATCCGAATGCTGGACCAACCGGCGTACGTTCACTACGTTTCGAGGGCACATTGAACGAAATTATACTTGAGGCAGATATTGCAATGAAAAGTGATAAACCGTTTGATCGACCGGGTCCATTCAAGAAGGACCCGAATTACATCAACGGTTTCTCACAATTTCAACTCAATTTGCGCGAACACATACCCTTGGATAAGTCGAAAATATTCCGTGCCACTCCACATGTGGATGGCAATGTAACACAACTGGATTTCGAAAACCTGTATCCAGGCTCGGTGGTAGCTATCAG AGTGTCTCTGCACAACCCAACGAAACCTCATGCTGAATACCTTCAAAGACTGGTGACGTCTTTGCAATCCGAAAGCGGTGCGATGTACAAGGAGTTGCGTGAAATAATCGCCAAATTAGACCTGGTTGACTTGAACCGCGCGCTATTTACCTGCGAAGAGGAGGAACGTGATCACGGCTATGGTGGCGCCGCTTATGATATACCCAATTATGGCCGTACAGTTTACTGTGGTCTGCAAGGTTTCATCTCTATATTGACGGAGATATCGCCACGCAACGATTTGGGTCATCCGCTTTGCAACAATTTGCGAGATGGCAATTGGATGATTG ATTATGTGGCTGATCGCCTGGGTCAGCGTGAAGGCACGAAAATATTATCTAAGTGGCTGAAGACCTCTTTTGATCCGTTGAAGAATATACCAAGATACCTCATTCCCTGCTACTTTGACGCCATTTTGAGTGGTGTGTATGAAGCACTTGTTGGCCACACCTACCAACTGATGCCAGA ATTCATACGAGACGGTCATAACTTCCCGCAAACACTTGCTTTGGCCACATTACAGTTCCTATCGGCGTGCAGATCTGCTAACTTGCCACCGCTCAGTCCGGCTGTTGTACCTCAACCGCCCGAGATATGTGTAACGCTCTCTGCAG GTTTGCCACACTTCTCCACCGGTTACATGCGCTGCTGGGGTCGTGACACCTTCATTGCATTGCGCGGCATCATGTACCTGACCGGTCGCTATCAGGAGGCGCGCTATATTATACTGGGTTTCGGTCAATGTCTCCGACATGGTCTCATACCAAACTTGTTGGACAATGGCACGAAGCCACGCTTCAACTGCCGAGATGCCGTCTGGTGGTGGTTGAACTCCATTAAACAATATGTCGGCGAAGCACCGCATGGCGTGGAGATCCTCAAGGATTTGGTTTCACGTATTTTCCCCTACGATGATAGTGAGCCACATCCACGTGGCAAATTCGATCAAAAGTTGATCGATGTAATGCAAGAGGCGCTGCAGATACATTTCCAAGGCTTGCAATATCGCGAACGCAATGCCGGCTATGAGATTGACGCGCACATGACTGATCAGGGTTTCAACAACAATATCGGCGTACATCCAGAGACGGGTTTCGTCTTCGGCGGCAATATTGCTAATTGCGGCACTTGGATGGATAAGATGGGTTCGTCGGAGAAGGCGGGCAACCGCGGTCGTCCCGCTACACCACGCGATGGCTCCGCGGTGGAGTTGGTTGGACTGCAAATGTCGGTGTTGCGTTTTATGCAATCACTGAGCGAGAAGGGTATTATTAAGTACAAATCTGTGGAACGCAAGGGATCTAATG GTGAAGCGACCACATGGACCTACAAGCAATGGGCTGATCGcattcaaaataatttcgaGAAATGCTTCTTTGTCGATGAATCGGAGACGGGTTTGCAAGCGAACAAGAAGAATATCTACAAAGATTCGTATGGTGCTTCGCAGGGTTGGACTGATTTCCAATTGCGTTGCAACTTCCCAATAACAATGGTTGTTGCGCCGGAACTtttcaatccacaaaaagcTTGGGCTGCTTTAGAACAGGCGCGCAAACATCTGCTCGGTCCATTGGGCATGAAGACACTGGatcccgacgattggaattatCGTCCAAACTATGATAACTCGAATGACGCCGATGACTGTACGGTGGCGCATGGTTTTAACTATCATCAGGGACCTGAATGGCTTTGGCCTATTGGCTTCTATTTACGCGCTCGCCTCATATTTGCCAAGAAGTGCGGTTACCTGGATGCGGCTATCGCAGACACATG GTCAATTTTGCGCGCTCACTTAAAGGAGCTACACACCTCCCATTGGCGTGGACTGCCCGAACTGACCAACGATAACGGTGCCTATTGTCATGATTCCTGTCGTACGCAGGCTTGGAGTGTGGCCACCATATTAGAG GTTCTGCATGATTTGCACGCCATTGGCGGCGATGTTTGA